In Corynebacterium nuruki S6-4, the following proteins share a genomic window:
- the pyrR gene encoding bifunctional pyr operon transcriptional regulator/uracil phosphoribosyltransferase PyrR yields the protein MSTEHADDSAVSLMDTDDVGRTVARIAHQIIEKTALDAPGADRVVLLGIPSGGVPLAARLAAKIGEFSGVSVFHGALDITLYRDDLEKTPHRALKPTTVPREGIDGTTVILVDDVLYSGRTIRAALDALRDIGRAHVTQLAVLVDRGHRELPIRADYVGKNIPTSTTEDVEVTLAEIDGADGVRLVREGDHA from the coding sequence ATGAGTACGGAGCATGCCGACGACAGCGCGGTGTCCCTCATGGACACCGACGACGTCGGACGCACGGTCGCCCGCATCGCGCACCAGATCATCGAGAAGACGGCGCTCGACGCGCCCGGCGCCGACCGGGTCGTCCTGCTGGGGATCCCGTCGGGGGGAGTGCCGCTGGCGGCGCGTCTCGCCGCGAAGATCGGGGAGTTCAGCGGAGTCTCCGTCTTCCACGGGGCCCTCGACATCACGCTCTACCGGGACGATCTCGAGAAGACCCCGCACCGGGCACTGAAGCCCACCACCGTGCCGCGCGAGGGCATCGACGGCACCACCGTCATCCTCGTCGACGACGTGCTCTACTCGGGCCGCACCATCCGTGCCGCCCTCGACGCACTGCGGGACATCGGCCGCGCCCACGTCACCCAGCTCGCCGTCCTCGTCGACCGGGGCCACCGCGAACTGCCGATCCGCGCCGACTACGTCGGCAAGAACATCCCGACCTCCACCACCGAAGACGTCGAGGTGACCCTCGCCGAGATCGACGGCGCGGACGGCGTCCGGCTGGTCCGGGAAGGAGACCACGCATGA
- the aroB gene encoding 3-dehydroquinate synthase, translating into MTAPRLVLVGLPGAGKTTVGRLLAEALDCGVVDSDELLEQESGTACGELFAALGEPAFREREEAAVARALTTDGIVSLGGGAVTSAATRALLADHTVVYLRISAEEGVRRTAVDDSRPVLAATDPTARYRSLLTEREPWYREVADLVVDVDHRTPPEIVTEITTMLNQSGDLPGAAATRVRVATDHPYDVVIGRDLVGEVAPAVAGASHVVVLHQPPLADLAGRIAEAVRAVGIEVTVHETPDAEDAKTVAGAAECWDVCAAAGLSRQDAVIGVGGGATTDLAGFIAATWMRGINVVQYPTTLLAMVDAAVGGKTGINTAAGKNLVGAFHEPATVLVDLDVLDGLPRPEIVAGSAEIIKAGFIRDPRILDLYEADPAAALDPRGALPELIERSVRVKADVVGQDLRESSLREILNYGHTYGHAVEQHEHYRWRHGNAVAVGMVFEAELAHAAGLLSAAAVERHRRILTSVGLPTSYDGATLAELVEVMGRDKKNRDGHIRVVVLSDGGDGGDGSDGSASTGSTYTPQRLEAPAGEDLQTAYDATREA; encoded by the coding sequence ATGACCGCACCCCGGCTCGTCCTCGTCGGGCTGCCCGGCGCCGGCAAGACCACGGTCGGCCGGCTGCTCGCCGAGGCCCTGGACTGCGGGGTGGTGGACTCCGACGAGCTGCTGGAACAGGAGTCCGGCACCGCCTGCGGGGAACTCTTCGCGGCCCTCGGCGAACCGGCGTTCCGGGAGCGCGAGGAGGCCGCGGTCGCCCGCGCCCTGACCACCGACGGGATCGTCTCACTCGGCGGCGGTGCCGTCACCAGCGCCGCGACCCGCGCCCTGCTCGCCGACCACACCGTCGTCTACCTGCGGATCAGCGCCGAGGAGGGCGTCCGGCGGACCGCTGTCGACGATTCCCGCCCGGTGCTCGCCGCCACCGACCCCACCGCCCGCTACCGCAGCCTGCTCACCGAGCGGGAACCCTGGTACCGGGAGGTCGCCGACCTGGTGGTCGACGTCGACCACCGCACACCCCCCGAGATCGTCACGGAGATCACCACCATGCTCAACCAGTCCGGCGACCTGCCCGGAGCGGCCGCCACCCGCGTCCGCGTCGCCACCGACCACCCCTACGACGTCGTCATCGGCCGTGACCTGGTCGGCGAGGTCGCCCCCGCGGTCGCCGGGGCGTCCCACGTCGTCGTCCTCCACCAGCCGCCGCTCGCCGACCTCGCCGGCCGGATCGCCGAGGCGGTCCGCGCCGTCGGCATCGAAGTGACCGTCCACGAGACCCCCGATGCGGAGGACGCGAAGACCGTCGCCGGCGCCGCAGAATGCTGGGACGTCTGTGCGGCCGCCGGGCTGTCCCGGCAGGACGCCGTCATCGGCGTCGGCGGCGGCGCCACCACCGACCTCGCCGGGTTCATCGCCGCGACCTGGATGCGCGGCATCAACGTGGTGCAGTACCCGACCACGCTGCTGGCGATGGTGGACGCCGCGGTGGGCGGGAAGACCGGCATCAACACCGCCGCCGGCAAGAATCTCGTCGGCGCCTTCCACGAACCCGCCACCGTCCTGGTGGACCTCGACGTGCTCGACGGCCTGCCGCGCCCCGAGATCGTCGCCGGCTCCGCCGAGATCATCAAGGCCGGCTTCATCCGCGACCCGCGGATCCTCGACCTCTACGAGGCGGATCCGGCCGCGGCCCTTGACCCGCGGGGCGCACTGCCGGAGCTCATTGAGCGGTCCGTCCGGGTGAAGGCCGATGTCGTCGGCCAGGACCTGCGGGAATCCTCGCTGCGTGAGATCCTCAACTACGGCCACACCTACGGCCACGCCGTCGAACAGCACGAGCACTACCGGTGGCGCCACGGCAACGCGGTCGCCGTCGGCATGGTCTTCGAGGCCGAACTGGCCCACGCCGCCGGGCTGCTCAGTGCGGCGGCGGTGGAGCGGCACCGTCGCATCCTCACCTCGGTCGGGCTGCCGACGTCCTACGACGGGGCGACCCTCGCCGAGCTGGTGGAGGTGATGGGCCGCGACAAGAAGAACCGCGACGGGCACATCCGCGTCGTCGTCCTCAGTGACGGCGGTGACGGCGGTGACGGCAGCGACGGCAGCGCGAGCACCGGCAGCACCTATACCCCGCAGCGCCTCGAGGCCCCCGCCGGCGAGGACCTGCAGACCGCCTACGACGCCACCCGGGAGGCGTGA
- the aroQ gene encoding type II 3-dehydroquinate dehydratase, with the protein MRIVIINGPNLDRLGKRQPDVYGATTLADINAGLRTRADELGVEVDFFQSNIEGELVERVHAAADDGDAVIVNAGGLTHTSVVLRDALAEVADGAGFVEVHISNVHAREEFRHHSYLSAIASGVIVGLGEFGYTAALEYLARK; encoded by the coding sequence ATGCGCATCGTCATCATCAACGGCCCCAACCTCGACCGGCTCGGCAAGCGCCAGCCGGACGTCTACGGGGCGACCACCCTCGCCGACATCAACGCCGGACTGCGGACCCGCGCCGACGAACTCGGGGTCGAGGTCGACTTCTTCCAGTCCAACATCGAAGGGGAACTCGTCGAGCGCGTCCACGCCGCCGCCGACGACGGCGACGCGGTCATCGTCAACGCCGGTGGCCTGACCCACACCTCCGTCGTGCTGCGGGACGCCCTGGCCGAGGTCGCCGACGGCGCCGGCTTCGTCGAGGTCCACATCTCCAACGTCCACGCCCGTGAGGAGTTCCGCCACCACAGCTACCTCTCGGCCATCGCGTCCGGCGTGATCGTCGGGCTGGGGGAGTTCGGCTACACCGCGGCCCTGGAGTACCTGGCCCGGAAGTAG
- a CDS encoding A24 family peptidase, with protein MGAAMVAGLAVLAALWSVALIVTDLRSRRLPDVLTLPAAAVTTAAVIAAGHPWAVAGGTAWFLVCVVPDLLPGPAGRRVRVGRGDAKLALTLGTAAVAAAGPGGWFAAVAASGILTLGTLVLPGVRQMGTDRLPHGPGMILATATVVGLSGTGWW; from the coding sequence GTGGGGGCGGCGATGGTGGCGGGACTCGCGGTGCTGGCGGCACTGTGGTCCGTCGCGCTCATCGTCACCGATCTGCGGTCCCGGCGACTACCCGATGTGCTGACCCTGCCCGCGGCGGCGGTGACGACGGCCGCGGTGATCGCCGCCGGACACCCGTGGGCGGTGGCCGGCGGGACCGCATGGTTCCTGGTGTGCGTGGTGCCCGACCTGCTGCCGGGGCCGGCGGGACGCCGGGTGCGGGTGGGGCGGGGGGACGCGAAACTCGCCCTGACCCTGGGCACCGCCGCGGTGGCCGCCGCCGGACCGGGCGGCTGGTTCGCGGCGGTCGCGGCGTCCGGGATCCTGACCCTCGGGACACTCGTCCTGCCGGGCGTCCGGCAGATGGGAACCGACCGCCTGCCGCACGGCCCGGGCATGATCCTCGCCACCGCGACGGTCGTCGGGCTCTCCGGCACGGGGTGGTGGTGA
- the mltG gene encoding endolytic transglycosylase MltG, with amino-acid sequence MPRTPSTEPKYRRRKQWSLAISLGLVLLLVFVIGYVYYQREVLGNRDYDGEGNGKVVLVRVEEGDTVDGLVPQLLDDDVVGSRTAMINAAEDYEKSGKNRGVEAGYYALQQKMSAASAMSALTDDNRRLGVVDVSNGLTLDDTAVVGGETRTGILTMIADNSCREGLTDGLEDCVTVDDLRSAIADTDPAQLGVPDWAVQQVTDRGNDPRRIEGLISPGVHLFDPTADAQEIIRQLVTSSTQVYEGTGLTEAAGTVGLAPYDMLTAASLVEREAPAGDFDKVARVILNRLNEGQKLQFDSTVNYGLDSQEVATTDDDRKRETPWNTYAMDGLPHTPIASPGIDAVKAIEHPADGDWLYFVTVDKDGTTVFNRDFGEHEKAIEDSRANGVLDSHR; translated from the coding sequence ATGCCGAGAACGCCCAGCACCGAACCGAAGTACCGCCGCCGGAAGCAGTGGTCTCTCGCGATCAGCCTCGGCCTCGTACTGTTGCTGGTCTTCGTCATCGGCTACGTCTACTACCAGCGTGAGGTCCTCGGGAACCGGGACTACGACGGGGAGGGCAACGGCAAGGTCGTGCTCGTCCGCGTCGAGGAGGGGGACACGGTCGACGGCCTCGTGCCCCAGCTGCTCGACGACGATGTCGTCGGCTCGCGGACCGCGATGATCAACGCCGCGGAGGACTACGAGAAGTCCGGGAAGAACCGCGGCGTCGAGGCCGGCTACTACGCGCTGCAGCAGAAGATGTCGGCGGCCTCCGCCATGTCCGCGCTCACCGACGACAACCGCCGGCTCGGCGTCGTCGACGTCTCCAACGGCCTCACTCTCGATGACACGGCCGTCGTCGGCGGGGAGACCCGCACCGGCATCCTGACGATGATCGCCGACAACTCCTGCCGTGAGGGGCTCACCGACGGGCTCGAGGACTGCGTCACCGTCGACGACCTGCGCAGCGCCATCGCCGACACGGACCCCGCCCAGCTCGGCGTGCCGGACTGGGCGGTCCAGCAGGTCACCGACCGGGGCAACGACCCGCGGCGCATCGAGGGGCTCATCTCCCCGGGTGTCCACCTGTTCGACCCGACCGCCGACGCGCAGGAGATCATCCGCCAGCTCGTCACCTCCTCCACCCAGGTCTACGAGGGCACCGGCCTCACCGAGGCCGCGGGCACCGTCGGCCTGGCCCCCTACGACATGCTCACCGCCGCCTCACTGGTGGAGCGGGAGGCACCCGCCGGCGACTTCGACAAGGTCGCCCGGGTGATCCTCAACCGGCTCAACGAAGGCCAGAAGCTGCAGTTCGACTCGACGGTGAACTACGGTCTGGACTCCCAGGAGGTCGCGACCACCGACGACGACCGCAAGCGCGAGACGCCGTGGAACACCTACGCCATGGACGGTCTGCCGCACACCCCGATCGCCTCGCCGGGCATCGACGCCGTCAAGGCCATCGAGCACCCCGCCGACGGTGACTGGCTGTACTTCGTCACCGTCGACAAGGACGGCACCACCGTGTTCAACCGGGACTTCGGCGAGCACGAGAAGGCCATCGAGGATTCCCGCGCCAACGGCGTGCTGGACAGCCACCGATGA
- a CDS encoding aspartate carbamoyltransferase catalytic subunit, producing the protein MKHLLSIGDLDATEITGLMDEADRFAETLRDREIKKLPTLRGRTVFTLFYENSTRTRSSFETAGKWMSADVINISASSSSVKKGESLKDTALTLRAVGADAIIMRHPSSGAARQVANWVGQGPDGISVLNAGDGAHEHPTQALLDAVTLRNRLGDLAGAKIVIVGDILHSRVARSNALLLTALGAHVTFVAPPTLLPVGIDHWLNPNGAPGTVTTGTDFDAALDGADAVMMLRVQAERMNGGFFPSHREYAARYGLSEARAGRLPEHAVIMHPGPMLRGMEISDAVADAPNAVVLQQVSAGVHVRMAALFTLLVGAEGSVTE; encoded by the coding sequence ATGAAGCACCTGCTGAGCATCGGTGACCTCGACGCCACCGAGATCACCGGCCTGATGGACGAGGCCGACCGGTTCGCCGAGACGCTGCGCGACCGTGAGATCAAGAAGCTGCCCACCCTGCGGGGCCGCACCGTCTTCACCCTGTTCTACGAGAACTCGACCCGCACCCGCTCCAGCTTCGAGACCGCCGGCAAGTGGATGAGCGCGGACGTCATCAACATCTCCGCCTCCTCCTCGTCCGTGAAGAAGGGGGAGTCGCTCAAGGACACGGCCCTGACCCTGCGCGCGGTCGGCGCCGACGCGATCATCATGCGGCACCCCTCCTCCGGCGCGGCCCGCCAGGTCGCGAACTGGGTGGGGCAGGGGCCCGACGGCATCAGCGTCCTCAACGCCGGTGACGGTGCCCACGAGCACCCCACCCAGGCACTGCTGGACGCGGTCACCCTGCGCAACCGCCTCGGCGACCTCGCCGGTGCGAAGATCGTCATCGTCGGCGACATCCTGCATTCCCGGGTCGCCCGGTCGAACGCACTGCTGCTCACCGCCCTGGGCGCGCACGTCACCTTCGTCGCCCCGCCGACGCTGCTGCCGGTCGGCATCGACCACTGGCTGAACCCGAACGGCGCCCCCGGCACGGTCACGACCGGCACCGACTTCGACGCGGCGCTCGACGGCGCGGACGCGGTGATGATGCTGCGGGTCCAGGCCGAACGCATGAACGGCGGCTTCTTCCCCTCGCACCGGGAGTACGCGGCACGCTACGGCCTGTCCGAGGCGCGGGCCGGCCGGCTGCCGGAACACGCGGTGATCATGCACCCCGGCCCGATGCTGCGCGGCATGGAGATCAGCGACGCGGTGGCGGACGCCCCCAACGCGGTGGTCCTCCAGCAGGTCAGTGCCGGGGTCCACGTCCGTATGGCGGCCCTGTTCACCCTGCTGGTCGGAGCGGAAGGAAGCGTCACAGAATGA
- the efp gene encoding elongation factor P, whose translation MATTADFKNGLVLKIDNKLQQITEFQHVKPGKGPAFVRTKLKDVVSGKVIDKTFNAGVKVETATVDRRDMDYLYNDGENYVVMDQKTFEQYEVPQEKFGDAGRFLKDGMKVQLSFHDGEILFAELPVSVDLVIEHTDPGLQGDRSTGGTKPATLETGAEIQVPLFLETGNVVKVDTRSGEYLSRVNN comes from the coding sequence GTGGCAACCACCGCGGATTTCAAGAACGGTCTTGTGCTGAAGATCGACAACAAGCTGCAGCAGATTACCGAGTTCCAGCACGTCAAGCCCGGTAAGGGCCCGGCGTTCGTCCGCACCAAGCTCAAGGACGTCGTCTCCGGCAAGGTCATCGACAAGACCTTCAACGCCGGTGTCAAGGTCGAGACCGCCACGGTGGACCGCCGCGACATGGACTACCTGTACAACGACGGCGAGAACTACGTCGTCATGGACCAGAAGACCTTCGAGCAGTACGAGGTCCCGCAGGAGAAGTTCGGCGACGCCGGCCGCTTCCTCAAGGACGGCATGAAGGTGCAGCTGTCCTTCCACGACGGTGAGATCCTCTTCGCCGAGCTGCCCGTCTCCGTCGACCTGGTCATCGAGCACACCGACCCGGGTCTGCAGGGCGACCGCTCCACCGGCGGCACCAAGCCCGCCACCCTCGAGACCGGCGCCGAGATCCAGGTTCCGCTGTTCCTCGAGACCGGCAACGTCGTCAAGGTGGACACCCGCTCCGGCGAGTACCTCTCCCGCGTCAACAACTAG
- a CDS encoding M24 family metallopeptidase, with the protein MTDYASRRAAVARTVAEAGHKNLLVSDLKNIRYLTGFSGSNAAVLLNADGAATIVTDGRYDTQVHQETASGPASPLDIIISRDLFGELTRVAGDAGYAIEPGLSVGEARTLGDPAILAGAVESARLVKDAAELDALREAGRLADTVFTEFLAAGGIRAGLTEIEAAADLEHRLRAAGADGLSFDTILASGENAAKPHAGVSRDVIVPGLVTIDFGVWLDGYASDQTRTVCVGEPDALSRELYDLVHRSFSAGTDAVRPGAGLFAIDKVCRDIIADAGYGEYFVHSTGHGVGLDVHEGPNAASRTDESETLVAGETLTIEPGVYLPGKTGVRIENTYIVTDDGAETVNPSTTELQVV; encoded by the coding sequence ATGACCGACTACGCTTCCCGCCGGGCCGCCGTCGCCCGCACCGTCGCCGAGGCAGGACACAAGAACCTGCTGGTCAGCGACCTGAAGAACATCCGTTACCTCACCGGGTTCTCCGGCTCCAACGCCGCAGTACTGCTCAACGCCGACGGTGCCGCGACCATCGTCACCGACGGCCGCTACGACACGCAGGTCCACCAGGAGACCGCGTCGGGCCCCGCCTCCCCGCTCGACATCATCATCAGCCGGGACCTGTTCGGTGAACTCACCCGCGTCGCCGGGGACGCCGGCTACGCCATCGAACCCGGGCTGAGCGTCGGGGAGGCCCGCACCCTCGGGGACCCGGCGATCCTCGCCGGCGCGGTGGAGTCCGCCCGGCTCGTCAAGGATGCCGCCGAGCTCGACGCCCTGCGGGAGGCCGGCCGCCTGGCGGACACGGTCTTCACCGAGTTCCTCGCCGCCGGCGGTATCCGCGCCGGCCTCACCGAGATCGAGGCCGCCGCCGACCTGGAGCACCGGCTGCGCGCGGCCGGTGCCGACGGCCTGAGTTTCGACACCATCCTGGCGTCCGGCGAGAACGCCGCGAAGCCGCACGCAGGGGTCTCCCGGGACGTCATCGTCCCCGGGCTCGTGACAATCGATTTCGGGGTGTGGCTCGACGGCTACGCCTCCGACCAGACCCGCACGGTCTGCGTCGGTGAGCCGGACGCGCTGTCCCGCGAGCTCTACGACCTCGTCCACCGGTCCTTCTCCGCCGGGACGGACGCCGTGCGCCCCGGTGCGGGCCTGTTCGCGATCGACAAGGTCTGCCGCGACATCATCGCCGACGCCGGGTACGGGGAGTACTTCGTGCACTCCACCGGCCACGGGGTGGGGCTCGACGTCCACGAGGGTCCGAATGCGGCGTCCCGCACCGATGAGTCCGAGACCCTGGTGGCCGGGGAGACGCTGACCATCGAGCCGGGCGTGTACCTGCCGGGGAAGACCGGGGTGCGGATCGAGAACACCTACATCGTCACCGACGACGGTGCGGAGACGGTCAACCCGTCGACCACCGAACTGCAGGTCGTGTGA
- the nusB gene encoding transcription antitermination factor NusB, with translation MTDEKKNHRRHGSRYKARRRAVDMLFEAEFRDIDPVEIVTDRVELSRDPANQVNPVPEYTGTIVRGVATALDGIDDAIARHLSSEWSLDRLPAVDRAVLRVSAWEILHNDDVPVKVAVSEGIGLAGEYSHDKAPGYVNAVLDGIARDKGIADREAADAAAAAEQAAARAEADARTEDLIEGVLGDVAGEADHKATDSAADEAAPEE, from the coding sequence ATGACAGACGAGAAGAAGAACCACCGCCGCCACGGCAGCCGGTACAAGGCGCGCCGCCGTGCGGTGGACATGCTCTTCGAGGCGGAGTTCCGCGACATCGACCCCGTCGAGATCGTGACGGACCGCGTGGAGCTGTCCCGCGACCCGGCGAACCAGGTCAACCCGGTGCCGGAGTACACCGGAACCATCGTCCGGGGGGTCGCCACGGCCCTCGACGGGATCGATGACGCCATCGCACGTCACCTCAGCAGCGAGTGGTCGCTCGACCGCCTGCCCGCGGTGGACCGTGCGGTGCTCCGGGTCTCGGCCTGGGAGATCCTCCACAACGACGATGTCCCGGTGAAGGTCGCGGTCTCCGAGGGGATCGGCCTGGCGGGGGAGTACTCCCACGACAAGGCGCCGGGCTACGTCAACGCCGTGCTCGACGGCATCGCCCGCGACAAGGGAATCGCCGACCGGGAGGCCGCCGACGCCGCAGCCGCCGCCGAGCAGGCCGCGGCCCGTGCCGAGGCCGACGCCCGGACCGAGGACCTCATCGAGGGCGTCCTCGGTGACGTGGCCGGCGAGGCCGACCACAAGGCCACCGACAGCGCCGCCGACGAGGCCGCTCCGGAGGAGTGA
- a CDS encoding shikimate dehydrogenase — MSPAGPAVYSVAEFLDLAATRPADAPLCAVLGRPVAHSLSPVIHRGAADAAGAAVPGSFDYVRVEAGETWELRQLTASAPACVRGFSVTMPGKPVALALADEVTDRAAAVGSANTLIPLGGGRWRAENTDVAGVAACLDAVSGENPLRRAAVVGNGGTARPAVAALAAAGVGHVEVIARSDRALRLRDLVEGYGMTFAWTRLDDPALGEVCAGCDVLVSTVPAAAAAPVAPALARAAAVVDVIYDPYPTDLLAAARTAGRPAADGLLMLAGQGVEQFRLFTGATTSTSAMYSLLKGHLGLG; from the coding sequence ATGAGCCCCGCCGGCCCGGCGGTGTACTCCGTCGCGGAGTTCCTCGACCTCGCGGCGACCCGGCCCGCCGACGCGCCGCTGTGCGCCGTCCTCGGCCGCCCCGTCGCCCACTCCCTGTCCCCGGTGATCCACCGCGGTGCGGCGGATGCCGCCGGCGCAGCCGTCCCCGGGTCCTTCGACTATGTCCGCGTCGAGGCGGGGGAGACCTGGGAGCTCCGGCAGCTGACCGCCTCGGCGCCGGCATGCGTCCGCGGCTTCTCGGTCACCATGCCCGGCAAGCCGGTCGCGCTGGCGCTGGCCGACGAGGTCACCGACCGCGCGGCCGCGGTGGGCAGCGCGAACACGCTCATCCCGCTGGGCGGGGGCCGGTGGCGCGCCGAGAACACCGATGTCGCCGGCGTGGCCGCCTGCCTGGACGCGGTGTCGGGGGAGAACCCGCTGCGCCGTGCCGCGGTCGTCGGGAACGGGGGGACGGCCCGGCCGGCCGTCGCCGCGCTCGCCGCCGCCGGTGTCGGCCACGTCGAGGTGATCGCTCGGTCGGACCGGGCGCTCCGGCTGCGCGACCTCGTCGAGGGCTACGGCATGACCTTCGCCTGGACCCGGCTCGACGATCCGGCGCTGGGGGAGGTCTGTGCCGGCTGCGACGTGCTGGTCTCCACCGTCCCGGCGGCCGCTGCCGCACCGGTGGCACCCGCCCTGGCGCGGGCGGCCGCGGTCGTCGACGTCATCTACGACCCGTACCCGACCGACCTGCTCGCCGCGGCGCGGACGGCCGGACGCCCCGCCGCCGACGGCCTGCTCATGCTCGCCGGACAGGGCGTGGAACAGTTCCGGCTGTTCACCGGCGCGACGACATCGACGTCCGCCATGTATTCTCTGCTGAAAGGACATCTCGGGCTGGGGTAG
- the aroC gene encoding chorismate synthase, translated as MLRWTTAGESHGQALVTIVENMPAGVPVTRADVSRQLARRRLGYGRGARMKFEADEVTFLGGVRHGRTLGSPVAVMVGNTEWPKWTTIMSADPVDLDDPEVAKEMASGRGARLTRPRPGHADLSGMLKYGHTEARPILERSSARETAARVAAATVARSLLREVLGVEVVSHVVSIGDSVDYDGPAPAPADLGAVDASPVRAFTGETDAHEASMIEQIEKAKKSGDTLGGVVEVVVTGLPVGLGSHVSWDSRLDGQLAQAVMSIQAIKGVEIGDGFAEARRRGSEAHDEIYNDGDHLTRHTNRAGGLEGGMTDGQTLRIRAAMKPISTVPRALATVDMDTGAKATGIHQRSDVCAVPAAGVVAEAMVALVLARALLAKTGGDSLTEVQRNLAAYLADVDARQHWSGEDA; from the coding sequence ATGCTTCGTTGGACGACTGCCGGGGAATCCCACGGCCAGGCCCTTGTCACCATCGTCGAGAACATGCCCGCCGGTGTGCCGGTCACGCGCGCGGACGTCTCCCGGCAGCTCGCCCGTCGGCGGCTCGGCTACGGCCGCGGCGCCCGGATGAAATTCGAGGCCGACGAGGTGACCTTCCTCGGTGGCGTCCGCCACGGCCGCACCCTCGGGTCACCCGTCGCGGTCATGGTCGGCAACACCGAGTGGCCGAAGTGGACCACCATCATGTCCGCCGACCCGGTGGACCTCGACGACCCCGAGGTCGCCAAGGAGATGGCCTCCGGCCGCGGTGCCCGGCTCACCCGTCCCCGCCCCGGTCACGCCGACCTGTCCGGCATGCTCAAGTACGGGCACACCGAGGCCCGCCCGATCCTGGAACGCTCCAGCGCCCGCGAGACCGCCGCCCGCGTCGCGGCGGCCACGGTCGCCCGCTCACTGCTGCGCGAGGTGCTCGGCGTCGAGGTCGTCAGCCACGTCGTCTCCATCGGCGACTCGGTCGACTACGACGGACCCGCACCGGCCCCCGCCGACCTCGGCGCGGTGGACGCCTCCCCGGTCCGGGCCTTCACCGGTGAGACCGACGCCCACGAGGCCTCGATGATCGAACAGATCGAGAAGGCGAAGAAGTCGGGGGACACCCTCGGCGGTGTCGTCGAGGTCGTCGTCACCGGCCTGCCGGTCGGCCTCGGCAGCCACGTCAGCTGGGACTCCCGCCTCGACGGCCAGCTCGCCCAGGCCGTGATGAGCATCCAGGCCATCAAGGGCGTGGAGATCGGCGACGGTTTCGCCGAGGCCCGCCGCCGCGGCTCCGAGGCCCACGACGAGATCTACAACGACGGCGACCACCTGACCCGGCACACCAACCGGGCCGGCGGCCTCGAGGGCGGCATGACCGACGGGCAGACCCTGCGGATCCGGGCGGCGATGAAGCCGATCTCCACCGTGCCCCGCGCCCTCGCCACCGTCGACATGGACACCGGCGCGAAGGCCACCGGCATCCACCAGCGCTCCGACGTCTGCGCGGTGCCCGCCGCCGGCGTCGTCGCCGAGGCCATGGTCGCGCTCGTCCTCGCCCGCGCCCTGCTGGCGAAGACCGGCGGTGACAGCCTCACCGAGGTGCAGCGCAACCTCGCCGCCTACCTCGCCGACGTCGACGCCCGCCAGCACTGGTCCGGGGAGGACGCATGA
- the ruvX gene encoding Holliday junction resolvase RuvX: protein MSGSTLGTPDDATPVSDRPGPDDPGRGRRLALDVGTVRIGVALSDPDGILATPLETVAADKTSGAKPGAEFDRVLQLIDENFIVEVVVGLPVSLHSRRTASTRRAENYAAKIGRARRGIPVRLVDERMSTVAATSAMHSSGVNQKKGRSRIDQAAAVHILQGWLDARRAWLARQDVTPDAGVSDSES, encoded by the coding sequence GTGTCCGGCTCCACCCTCGGGACCCCCGACGACGCCACCCCCGTGTCGGACCGGCCCGGACCCGATGACCCCGGTCGTGGGCGACGCCTCGCCCTCGATGTCGGCACCGTCCGCATCGGCGTGGCCCTGTCCGACCCGGACGGCATTCTGGCGACCCCGCTGGAGACTGTCGCGGCGGACAAGACCTCCGGTGCGAAGCCGGGCGCCGAGTTCGACCGTGTCCTGCAGCTCATCGACGAGAACTTCATCGTCGAGGTCGTCGTCGGACTGCCGGTGAGCCTGCACTCCCGGCGGACCGCCTCGACCCGCCGTGCCGAGAACTATGCGGCGAAGATCGGGCGTGCCCGCCGCGGCATCCCGGTGCGCCTCGTCGACGAACGCATGTCGACGGTCGCGGCGACCTCGGCGATGCACTCGTCCGGGGTGAACCAGAAGAAGGGCAGGTCGCGGATCGACCAGGCCGCCGCCGTCCATATCCTGCAGGGATGGCTCGACGCCCGCCGCGCCTGGCTCGCCCGACAGGATGTCACCCCCGACGCCGGTGTGTCCGATTCCGAATCGTGA